A DNA window from Longimicrobiaceae bacterium contains the following coding sequences:
- a CDS encoding M28 family peptidase, whose product MAAALLAACARADGQPARPDTNAGQLWSFLTDQTAFGPRYAGTRGHTQELGWLKDRLHTDGGQVTSQPFTHVTAQGRTLRLENVFARFNPQAKDRILLVAHWDTRPHADGEQDPERRNLPVPGANDGASGTAVLMQLADLFREQAPPIGVDLLFTDGEDYGPGDEDMYLGSRWFAAHLPEGPRPRYAVVLDMVADVEARFPVETASQRSAPQAVRRIWSLAKTAGHGAAFPDTVGGEITDDHLPLIAAGIPSVLVIDLDYGPGNSFWHTGDDLPANVSRQTMKMVADVMADLVYSGG is encoded by the coding sequence GTGGCGGCGGCGCTCCTCGCTGCGTGCGCCAGGGCCGACGGGCAGCCCGCGCGGCCGGACACCAACGCGGGGCAGCTCTGGTCGTTCCTTACCGACCAGACGGCGTTCGGGCCGCGGTACGCGGGCACGCGCGGCCATACGCAGGAACTGGGGTGGCTCAAGGACCGGCTGCACACCGACGGCGGGCAGGTCACCTCCCAGCCCTTCACCCACGTGACGGCGCAGGGGCGCACGCTGCGGCTGGAGAACGTCTTCGCGCGCTTCAACCCGCAGGCGAAGGACCGCATCCTCCTGGTCGCGCACTGGGACACGCGCCCGCACGCGGACGGCGAGCAGGACCCGGAGCGCCGCAACCTGCCGGTGCCCGGCGCCAACGACGGCGCGAGCGGCACCGCGGTGCTGATGCAGCTGGCCGACCTCTTCCGCGAGCAGGCGCCGCCCATCGGCGTGGACCTGCTCTTCACCGACGGCGAGGACTACGGGCCGGGGGACGAGGACATGTACCTGGGCTCCCGCTGGTTTGCCGCGCATCTCCCGGAAGGCCCGCGCCCGCGCTACGCCGTGGTGCTGGACATGGTGGCCGACGTGGAGGCGCGGTTCCCGGTGGAGACGGCGTCGCAGAGGTCGGCCCCGCAGGCGGTGCGCCGCATCTGGTCGCTGGCGAAGACGGCGGGCCACGGCGCCGCTTTCCCGGACACGGTGGGCGGGGAGATCACCGACGACCACCTGCCGCTGATCGCCGCCGGCATCCCCAGCGTGCTGGTGATCGACCTGGACTACGGCCCCGGCAACTCGTTCTGGCACACGGGCGACGACCTTCCCGCCAACGTGAGCCGCCAGACCATGAAGATGGTGGCCGACGTGATGGCGGACCTCGTCTACTCCGGGGGCTGA
- a CDS encoding LptF/LptG family permease, with the protein MKILTRYLLRAHVGPFLFAFVALTGVILINTLARRLADLAGKGLPTNVVLEFFVLAVPATVALTFPMAVLVSVLYTFSQFTAENEITALKASGVDLKQLLLPLLAAATIIAAFMVWFNDRVLPEANHRWSSLWSDIARKTPTLVLQAQTVNRIPSSDGRSYYMRASRIDPATNRMWDVTIYDVSDPNRARTIYADSGITMFNATHTDLVLRLYDGHLREASIGNPAEFQQLGFREQVLPIPGVGTTLSIGDDDGGYRGDREMTIAMLRAHMDTLTRDRGRVQTDTRKAAMEDLEYALKGGRRGVVTLPANGPPPLSVAERTRQTALTLAGDQQMVSNTRRDIRSFDVEVQKKYSIAIATLVFVIIGAPLALRFPGGGIGMVIASSLLIFSLYYIGLIGGEALADAGHASPIVAMWIMNALMTVLGLFGITKMGRETSTARGGGGLAAIAQAAREWIASPWFRRQGEGA; encoded by the coding sequence ATGAAGATCCTTACGCGGTACCTGCTGCGGGCGCACGTGGGCCCGTTTTTGTTTGCCTTCGTGGCGCTCACCGGGGTGATCCTGATCAACACCCTGGCGCGCCGGCTGGCCGACCTGGCCGGCAAGGGCCTGCCCACCAACGTGGTGCTGGAGTTCTTCGTGCTGGCGGTGCCCGCCACCGTGGCGCTCACCTTCCCCATGGCCGTGCTCGTCTCGGTCCTCTACACCTTCTCGCAGTTCACGGCCGAGAACGAGATCACGGCGCTCAAGGCCAGCGGCGTGGACCTCAAGCAGCTCCTGCTCCCGCTGCTGGCCGCGGCGACCATCATCGCCGCGTTCATGGTCTGGTTCAACGACCGCGTACTGCCCGAGGCGAACCACCGCTGGTCCAGCCTCTGGAGCGACATCGCCCGCAAGACGCCCACGCTGGTGCTCCAGGCGCAGACGGTGAACCGCATCCCCTCGTCCGACGGCCGTTCGTACTACATGCGGGCGAGCCGGATCGACCCGGCCACGAACCGCATGTGGGACGTGACCATCTACGACGTGAGCGACCCCAACCGCGCGCGCACGATCTACGCGGACTCGGGCATCACCATGTTCAACGCCACGCACACCGACCTGGTGCTGCGCCTGTACGACGGGCACCTGCGCGAGGCCAGCATCGGCAACCCGGCCGAGTTCCAGCAGCTGGGCTTCCGCGAGCAGGTGCTGCCCATCCCCGGCGTGGGCACCACCCTCAGCATCGGCGACGACGACGGGGGCTACCGCGGCGACCGCGAGATGACCATCGCCATGCTGCGGGCGCACATGGACACGCTCACGCGCGACCGCGGCCGGGTGCAGACCGATACGCGCAAGGCGGCCATGGAGGACCTGGAGTACGCCCTGAAGGGCGGCCGCCGCGGCGTGGTCACGCTCCCCGCGAACGGCCCGCCCCCGCTCAGCGTCGCCGAGCGCACGCGGCAGACGGCGCTCACGCTGGCGGGCGACCAGCAGATGGTGTCCAACACGCGCCGCGACATCCGCTCGTTCGACGTGGAGGTGCAGAAGAAGTACTCCATCGCCATCGCCACGCTGGTCTTCGTGATCATCGGCGCGCCGCTGGCCCTGCGCTTCCCCGGCGGCGGCATCGGGATGGTGATCGCCTCCAGCCTGCTCATCTTCTCGCTGTACTACATCGGCCTCATCGGCGGAGAGGCGCTGGCGGACGCGGGGCACGCGTCGCCCATCGTGGCGATGTGGATCATGAACGCGCTGATGACGGTGCTGGGCTTGTTCGGGATAACCAAGATGGGACGCGAGACGTCGACCGCCCGCGGCGGCGGCGGGCTCGCGGCCATCGCCCAGGCGGCGCGGGAGTGGATCGCGTCGCCGTGGTTCCGGCGGCAGGGGGAGGGCGCATGA
- a CDS encoding LptF/LptG family permease translates to MKLLDRYVVRQYLRTFVMLVLGIPLLFIIGDVTDNIDKYLERGIPMGRLALSYVYQMPLFIQYAFPIAALVATVFTIGGMTRHQEISAAKAGGVSFYRIILPIVGLSIVLSMAALGLGELTPITLQKRAELIGSKKNTESTGRSNFVYQTEGEGVMTVRRIDTTEGQMNGIVLERNASRTGAGLHRMADEAHWTPARGWILRRGYVRRLAAGGAEETFAFDSMRVPGLRETPDELLAEPKDPTEMGYADISRFIGAVERSGGDANSLKVELAQKVALPCAVFIIVLFGAPLATSSQRGGTAFGIGISLGVTILYMLMFRVGKAVGSSGSVDPQLAAWAPNVLFLVAGLWLMSRTRT, encoded by the coding sequence ATGAAGCTGCTGGACCGCTACGTGGTGCGGCAGTACCTGCGCACCTTCGTGATGCTGGTGCTGGGCATCCCCCTGCTCTTCATCATCGGCGACGTCACCGACAACATTGACAAGTACCTGGAGCGCGGCATCCCCATGGGGCGCCTCGCCTTGTCGTACGTGTACCAGATGCCGCTCTTCATCCAGTACGCCTTCCCCATCGCCGCGCTGGTGGCGACGGTGTTCACCATCGGCGGGATGACGCGGCACCAGGAGATCTCGGCGGCCAAGGCGGGCGGCGTCTCGTTCTACCGCATCATCCTGCCCATCGTGGGGCTCTCCATCGTGCTGAGCATGGCGGCGCTGGGCCTGGGCGAGCTGACGCCCATCACGCTGCAGAAGCGCGCGGAGCTGATCGGGTCGAAGAAGAACACCGAGTCCACCGGCCGCAGCAACTTCGTCTACCAGACGGAGGGCGAAGGGGTGATGACGGTGCGCCGCATCGACACCACGGAGGGGCAGATGAACGGCATCGTGCTGGAGCGCAACGCCTCGCGCACGGGCGCCGGCCTGCACCGGATGGCGGACGAGGCGCACTGGACCCCCGCGCGCGGCTGGATCTTGCGGCGCGGCTACGTGCGCCGCCTGGCCGCCGGCGGCGCCGAGGAAACCTTCGCGTTCGACTCCATGCGCGTGCCCGGCCTGCGCGAGACGCCGGACGAGCTGCTGGCGGAGCCTAAGGACCCCACGGAGATGGGGTACGCCGACATCTCGCGTTTCATCGGCGCGGTGGAGCGCTCGGGCGGCGACGCGAACTCGCTCAAGGTGGAGCTGGCGCAGAAGGTCGCGCTGCCGTGCGCGGTATTCATCATCGTGCTCTTCGGGGCCCCGCTGGCCACCAGCTCGCAGCGCGGCGGCACGGCGTTCGGCATCGGCATCAGCCTGGGCGTGACCATCCTGTACATGCTGATGTTCCGCGTGGGCAAGGCCGTGGGCAGCAGCGGCAGCGTGGACCCGCAGCTCGCGGCCTGGGCGCCCAACGTGCTCTTCCTCGTCGCCGGCCTCTGGCTCATGTCGCGAACGCGGACGTAG